A stretch of Aedes aegypti strain LVP_AGWG chromosome 2, AaegL5.0 Primary Assembly, whole genome shotgun sequence DNA encodes these proteins:
- the LOC110675244 gene encoding uncharacterized protein LOC110675244, protein MDCEVAAQRYREKVAMCYGVNPSALQTKPQEVPLTVTFASIYQFLVVDPNPFTGAPKNCAKGMDAIFYYKNGWVKSVSGKKIQDIFVVHGIVRHSFALNEKPLTPWILINESGKILAAHCNCAIGLLEACSHVGATLFALEGIRTSIIEKKMSVTDLPAYWKKPPESINVNLYKKGTDQPFHMYP, encoded by the exons ATG gATTGTGAAGTCGCAGCTCAGAGATACCGCGAGAAAGTTGCTATGTGCTACGGGGTGAATCCGTCAGCATTGCAAACGAAACCTCAGGAAGTGCCTTTAACAGTAACGTTCGCCAGCATCTATCAATTCCTGGTAGTTGACCCCAATCCGTTTACGGGAGCCCCCAAGAACTGTGCCAAAGGAATGGATGcaattttttattacaaaaatggctGGGTGAAAAGCGTCTCAGGCAAGAAGATCCAAGATATTTTTGTAGTGCATGGAATTGTGCGACATTCGTTTGCACTCAACGAGAAGCCGCTCACGCCGTGGATTTTAATCAATGAGTCCGGAAAGATACTTGCGGCACACTGCAATTGTGCAATTGGTCTTCTGGAAGCTTGCAGCCACGTCGGAGCAACGCTTTTTGCCCTAGAAGGGATTCGAACATCGATAATCGAGAAGAAG ATGTCTGTTACAGACTTGCCGGCGTACTGGAAAAAGCCACCTGAAAGTATCAATGTCAATCTTTATAAAAAA GGAACCGATCAACCGTTCCACATGTATCCTTAG